The Cryptococcus depauperatus CBS 7841 chromosome 7, complete sequence genome window below encodes:
- a CDS encoding amino-acid acetyltransferase, mitochondrial — translation MKPPLRPAGYYSAFLNCGQACPAAIQSRLQHRDSTVLQEIKEGDNAFILSILQASPSTRDSRSYLSSFAPSVPTQPSITLPSPAHEHTRKATTQENQLVNTLLNPVMRRPALVKIQGPFTDAQLDSICRGMAHLQKLGLVPVIVIDRDDLPLTDSSDKFEAQRQRAIVRHEVERVVHFLSRHRAAARPVFSTVVRMADPGSVSAEAQKNVFVEDEGLDHVRRAVGEGEIPVLLPVALNSSCQAKRISANRILLALVSAMSTDTSGLVDLTPRRLLIINREGGIPSYARQGLPHLYINLASEFSFINRTFQPQWRDTHPTALSNLSLSNDCLAHMPREASALIVSHRSPAALIANLITNKPAHSASLPHALLIRSEGRITRDTPTLIRKGLPVRVLRSMDEVDQGKLASLLETSFQRKLNCQKFYARLEKNLDFVIVIGDYAGAAICTLEGKSLTAGESLSYPSDDPAPICYLDKFAVHPSHQGDGTVDFLWVALRDETYGLGQLDASNPSTGSLRGVGRGRDLVWRSRSDNSVNKWYHERSSGFVKTADGKWKVFWCDAEQRLEKIWKEREFGGGRLVRVIESEEKGRVKWWEQEIGAIPSAWVA, via the exons ATGAAACCTCCCTTACGTCCAGCTGGCTATTATTCAGCCTTTTTGAATTGTGGACAAGCATGTCCAGCTGCAATT CAATCCAGACTGCAGCATCGCGACTCGACAGTTTTGCAAGAGATTAAGGAAGGAGATAAT GCTTTTATCTTATCCATATTGCAAGCATCACCTTCGACTAGAGACTCTCGttcttatctttcttcGTTTGCCCCTTCTGTGCCTACCCAGCCATCTATCACACTGCCTTCTCCAGCTCACGAACACACCCGAAAAGCCACAACCCAAGAGAACCAGCTCGTCAATACCCTCTTGAACCCTGTTATGCGTCGGCCTGCTCTAGTCAAGATACAAGGCCCTTTTACGGATGCCCAGCTTGACTCGATCTGCCGTGGTATGGCCCACCTTCAGAAACTTGGCTTGGTTCCCGTCATTGTGATAGATAGGGATGATCTCCCTCTAACAGATTCTTCAGATAAATTTGAAGCTCAGCGCCAGCGGGCCATTGTCCGACACGAAGTGGAGAGGGTTGTTCATTTCTTGTCTCGACACCGCGCCGCAGCCCGTCCTGTCTTTTCGACCGTGGTAAGGATGGCGGACCCGGGGTCGGTCTCTGCGGAGGCGCAGAAGAACGTGTttgtggaagatgagggcTTAGACCATGTGCGTCGGGCGgtgggagaaggagaaattCCCGTGTTGCTACCTGTGGCTCTCAATTCGAGTTGTCAAGCGAAACGGATATCGGCTAATCGAATCCTTCTTGCTTTGGTTTCAGCTATGTCAACTGACACATCAGGTTTGGTTGATTTGACCCCAAGAAGGCTCTTGATTATCAATCGAGAAGGAGGCATACCGTCGTATGCTCGGCAAGGTCTACCCCACCTGTATATCAATCTCGCATCAgaattttctttcattaATCGTACATTCCAGCCCCAATGGAGAGATACTCATCCCACAGCACTATCCAACTTATCGCTTTCAAATGATTGTCTTGCTCATATGCCTCGCGAGGCTTCTGCTCTCATCGTCTCACACCGTTCACCAGCTGCATTAATCGCCAACCTCATAACCAACAAACCTGCCCACTCTGCTTCCCTTCCTCACGCTCTCCTTATTAGAAGTGAAGGTCGAATCACTCGAGACACACCTACTCTCATAAGGAAGGGTCTACCCGTAAGAGTTTTACGCAGTATGGATGAGGTCGACCAAGGCAAATTGGCCAGTCTTCTTGAAACATCCTTCCAGCGGAAACTGAATTGTCAAAAATTCTATGCCCGCCTCGAAAAGAACTTGGATTTTGTAATTGTCATTGGAGACTATGCCGGTGCGGCGATTTGCACTCTCGAAGGCAAGTCGTTAACCGCTGGTGAATCATTGTCCTACCCATCTGATGATCCTGCGCCCATCTGTTACCTCGACAAATTTGCAGTCCACCCGTCTCACCAAGGTGACGGCACGGTGGACTTCCTCTGGGTTGCTTTACGCGACGAGACATATGGTCTTGGCCAGCTGGACGCTTCTAACCCGTCTACTGGTTCATTACGCGGAGTGGGACGTGGAAGAGATTTGGTTTGGAGGAGCAGAAGCGACAATTCAGTTAATAAGTGGTATCATGAGCGCTCAAGTGGATTCGTAAAGACAGCGGATGGTAAATGGAAGGTGTTTTGGTGTGATGCTGAACAAAGGCTAGAGAAaatttggaaagaaagggAATTTGGAGGAGGCAGGCTTGTGAGGGTTATAGAGAGTGAAGAGAAGGGAAGGGTCAAATGGTGGGAGCAGGAGATTGGAGCGATTCCTTCAGCCTGGGTAGCATAA